The DNA region GGCGGGCGACATCGTCGGCCTCACGCCGCAGGCTGCGCAGATGACCAGGGGCGAGAACGGGATCTGGGAGGTGACCGTGCCGACGCCCGAGCCCGGCGCCTACCGCTACAACTTCAACGTCGACGGCGTGGCGACGATCGATCCGCGCAACCACGCGACGAGCGAGTCCTTCCAGAACACGTGGAGCGTCGTCACCGTGCCCGGGTCGCAGCCGTGGGATGTGGCCGACGTGCCGCACGGCGCGCTGGCGCGGGTCACGTACAAGTCGGCGTCGCTCGGGCAGTTCCGGCGCATGCACGTGTACACGCCTCCCGGCTACGAGACGAGCACCGCGAGCTACCCGGTGTTCTACCTGCTGCACGGCGCCGGCGACAGCGACGATGCGTGGACGTCGGTGGGCCGGGCCAACTTCATCCTCGACTCGCTGATCGCCAACGACAAGGCGGTGCCGATGATCGTCGTGATGCCGGCCGGGCACATCCGCGGCGGGGCGCAGGGCATGATGGCCACGCAGGCCGTGGTGGACGACATCATGAAGGACATCAAGCCGTACATCGAGTCGCACTACCGGGTGAAGAAGGGGCGTGCGAACACCGCGATGGCGGGGCTCTCGATGGGCGGCCACCAGACGCTCAACGCCGCGATCCCGAACCTCGAGCAGTTCGCCTACATCGGCGTGTACAGCTCGGGGCTGATCGGCGCGTTCCCCGACCTGATGCCGCGGCCCCAGGGCGCCACCGCGCCGGCGCAGCGCATGGGGCCGACCGCCGAGGAATGGTCAGCCACCCATGCCGCCAGGCTGTCGGATGCCTCGCTGAAGAAGGACCTGCGGCTGCTCTGGTTCGCGACGGGCAAGGACGACTTCCTGCTCGGCACGACCAAGGCGACCGTGGCGCTGCTCGAGAAGCACGGCTTCGCGGTGGTGTACCGCGAGACCGACGGCGGGCACACGTGGCTCAACTGGCGTCACTACCTCACCGAGTTCACGCCGCAGTTGTTCCAGCCCGCGGCGCGAGCCACGTCGTCGCGGTGAACGACACCGGAGCCATGGCGCGCGCGACTGCGCGATGTGTCGCTGGCTGATCCTCGAGGGCTGCTGCCGAACCGAGCGAGGGCGCGGCTCCCCCTCGCTGGGCGCGCCCTGACGGCCGTCAGCGGGCCGTGGTGGCGAAGGCCACGCTCGCGGCCGCGAGCCGCTGCAACAGGCGGCCTGAGGCGGCCGCCAGCGTCCTGGGCAGGTCGGTGGAGATCGGCTCCCGGTCGGTGTTCACGTGGGTTCGCACCACCCTGTCCCTGTCGACCACGATCACTTCGACCGTGCCGACCAGCACCGGCTGGGTCTCGGAACCGGCCAGGTGCCAGGCCAGGAGCGTCACCGACAGTTCCGTCGCGGCGGCGGCATCCACCAGCCGAACGCCGGGAGTCGACGACAGTGCCATCCGCAGTGCCGTGTCCAGGTAGCCATGCGGCGAGTTGGCCCACCGCCAGACGGGATCTTCCGTCAGTTCTCCCTCCGGCCGCTGGCGAATGAGCCGTCGGGCGATGTGCCCGCGGGACTCGGTCTGCAGCAGCCGTATCGGGATCGCCTCCGCGCTGGTCCCGGACGTTGGCGGCGGGGTCACGAGCTCGGGCTCGAGGGCGCGGACAGCCGTCGTGCGGGGCCGAGGAAGCTGGCAACCGATGGAGGCGGCGGCTACCAGGACTGCCAGAAGGCAGCCGGTCACGCGGGCTCCCTGCGTCATGGCTTCTTCCCTTCGACGGGTCGCGGCCCGTAGATCACCGACTCGGGCTCGTCGTCGAGCCTGCGCGCCAACTCCTTGAGGCGATCGAGGGACTCACGCATCGCCGGAAGTGCGCGGCGCAGGTCGTCGGCCGCCAGGCTGGTTCGTTCCATCGCATCGCGGGCCGCCTTCGAGGAGCCGGGGAGGTCGGCGGCATCGATGGACGCGCGAGCTTCCTCCGCGAACTGCACGAGCGTACCGCCTGTCCCGATGAGGCGATCCATGTTCTCGGTGATCTGCGCGATCTGGGCGCTCGTCGTCCCGAAGAACGTGCGCGTGTCTTCGCTCAGTTGCGGGAGCTGGCTTTCCCGGACCACGCGCTCCACGCTGGTGAAGAAGGCATCGCTGCGATCGAGGCTCGTCGGGATCCTCTCGATGATCTCCCTGATGGTCTGGAGCGTGGCCTCTGCGCGCGCGAGGACTTCGGGCAGCCGGTCCTGTACCGTGGTGAGAGGCGAGGGCACGGAGGGCACGTACCCACGCGTGGGCGTGAACTTCAACGCGAGGGGCGGCGGCGGATTCGCCGGCCGGTCGAGCAGGAGGTAGGCCTCGCCGGTCACCGGGTTGCCCACGACCTGGGCGCGCAGCTTCGGAATCAGGGAATGCTGTTCCACCTGCCGGATGCGATCCAGGTCGGCGCCAATCTGGCTGAGCCTGTCGTAATAGAGGTCGAAGTCGATCTCCACCGTGTTGCCCGCCGGGTCGACGCGAATGGCCGTCACCTGCCCCACGGGCACGCCGCGGTAGCGCACCGCGCTCGACACGTCCAGGCCGCTGACGTTCTCGGTGGTGTAGGTCACCAACTCGATGGCCTTCCGGCTCCTCATGCGCTGCACGAAGAACGCCGTGGTCGCGACCGCCACGACGAGCATGATGACGAGGAAGGCTCCGAGCCGCGCGTAGTTCTTCTCGACGGCCATTGCTCACGCTCCAGGGGATGCGG from Luteitalea sp. TBR-22 includes:
- a CDS encoding esterase, whose amino-acid sequence is MSSHRVAALVLVAGLAIVPFARAQAPAAPAAPAAQPRPPQYVSPEVHADGRVTFRIHAPNAQAVRVSAGDIVGLTPQAAQMTRGENGIWEVTVPTPEPGAYRYNFNVDGVATIDPRNHATSESFQNTWSVVTVPGSQPWDVADVPHGALARVTYKSASLGQFRRMHVYTPPGYETSTASYPVFYLLHGAGDSDDAWTSVGRANFILDSLIANDKAVPMIVVMPAGHIRGGAQGMMATQAVVDDIMKDIKPYIESHYRVKKGRANTAMAGLSMGGHQTLNAAIPNLEQFAYIGVYSSGLIGAFPDLMPRPQGATAPAQRMGPTAEEWSATHAARLSDASLKKDLRLLWFATGKDDFLLGTTKATVALLEKHGFAVVYRETDGGHTWLNWRHYLTEFTPQLFQPAARATSSR
- a CDS encoding MlaD family protein; protein product: MAVEKNYARLGAFLVIMLVVAVATTAFFVQRMRSRKAIELVTYTTENVSGLDVSSAVRYRGVPVGQVTAIRVDPAGNTVEIDFDLYYDRLSQIGADLDRIRQVEQHSLIPKLRAQVVGNPVTGEAYLLLDRPANPPPPLALKFTPTRGYVPSVPSPLTTVQDRLPEVLARAEATLQTIREIIERIPTSLDRSDAFFTSVERVVRESQLPQLSEDTRTFFGTTSAQIAQITENMDRLIGTGGTLVQFAEEARASIDAADLPGSSKAARDAMERTSLAADDLRRALPAMRESLDRLKELARRLDDEPESVIYGPRPVEGKKP